GCACTTTGACCTGAACGAAAGTTCCGACGCAAGCAAGGCTTGGAGCTACACAGCAACCCTCAACGGGAAAATCGCCGGAAGCGGCGCCTATGCGCAGGGCCCGTACGACATCAGCGTAGCGGCATCCGATTTGCAGCAGGGCTACAACCAGTTCCGCGTCATCGTCATGGATACGGTCAAGCACGTGAAACTCGCAGACGTTTCCAAATACTATTTCAACGCCGAAGGCGGCACGATGGCCCTCCCGCAATCGATGCTTGCAGAAAACCGCCAGGACTGGGGTTCCCTCCACTGGGGCAAGAGCATCGAGAACCACGTGATGACCCTCAACGGCGAGCATTTCACGAACGGTTTTTCTACGCATGCGGCATCCGAGACCTCGTTCAATATCGAAGGCAAGTTCCGCGCTTTCCGCACCTCCTTCGGGCTTGACGACGAGAGCCTCTGCAGCGAGGGCGTGTCGATCGAGATTCTCGGCGACGGGAATGTTCTCGCCCAAAGCCCCGTGTTCCAGAGCGGAACCGTACTCTCGCTCTCCGCGAATACGGAAGGCGTGCAGAAGCTGACCCTGAAGACCAAACCCAAGGGAAGCATCGACTGCAGCCACGTCGACTTCGTGAACCCCGTGTTGATACCCTAAGCGGCGATGCCGCAGTTCCTAGTTCTGAGTTCCGAGTTACTGGTCGCTAGTTTATAGTTTGGCGGCGTAGCCACGATTATTTAAACAAACAACTAGTAACTAGTGACTATTGACTAGCAACTATCGAGCAGTAACTATTGACTAATAACTCTTTTTCTATATTAATCGCATGCTCTTATCCGTAATCATACCTGTCTTTAACGAAGAAGAAATTGTTGCCGAAACATACCGCGTCCTGGAGGAAGAACTCAAGGACATCGAACACGAACTCATTTTCGTGAACGACGGTTCCAAGGACAAGACGCGCGAAATCCTCGAAGGACTCCTTCCGGGAAACCCGAACAACAAGATTATCAACTTCAGCCGCAATTTCGGGCACCAGGCCGCATTCAGCGCGGGTCTCGACCATGCGGCAGGCGACGCCGTCGTGATTATCGATGGTGACCTGCAGGATCCTCCGAGCCTCATCCACGAAATGCTCGAAAAGTGGCACGAAGGCTACCAGGTCGTTTACGCCCAGAGGAACAAGCGCAAGGGCGAAACGATTTTCAAACGCTTTACCGCATTCTGCTTCTACCGCCTTATAGGCAAGCTCACGAGCATCGAGATTCCGCCCGACACCGGCGACTTCCGCCTCATGGACCGCTGCGTGGTGGACCAGCTCAAGAACCTCCCCGAAAGGAGCCGCTTCTTGCGCGGGCTCGTCTGCTGGGTAGGCTTCAAGAAGATCGGCGTCAAGTACGACCGCGCCGAACGCACCGCCGGTACATCGAAGTACCCGCTCAAGAAGATGATGCGCCTCGCCTTCGACGGCATTACCGGTTTCAGTTCCGCACCGCTCAAGGTCAGTTTCTACATGGGTGTCATAGCGACCGTCGTAGGCCTCGGCGTACTCGTATGGTCCATTCTCGAAAAGTTCCTCAGCCCCGCGACTACAGTTCCGGGCTGGGCTTCGCTCATGACCGCCATCGTGTTCTTCGCTGGCGTGCAGCTCATGACCATCGGCATTCTCGGTGAATACATCGGGCGAATCTACGACGAAGTCAAGCAGCGTCCGCTCTACATCGAGGACAAGGGAAAACAACGCTAGCCCAAGGCTTTCATGGCCCGAGCACGCAAGACAATCACTCCGGACCCGTATGCCAAACCGATAGCGAAACCGCTACCGCCCGAAAAGAGTTTACCCGGTCACCTGAAGCAGTTCCAGTCGCCGACACGCGCGAACTTTGAACTCGTTAGCCCCTACGGTGCTGCGGGCGACCAGCCGAAAGCCATCGAAGAACTCACCGAAGGTTTCAAGCACGGCGAACAGTTCCAGACGCTCCTCGGCGTGACCGGTTCGGGCAAGACCTTCACGATGGCGAACGTCATCAAGAACGTCGGCAAGCCCACGCTCATCCTCACGCACAACAAGACGCTCGCGGCGCAGCTCTACCAAGAATTCAAGGCGTTCTTCCCGCACAACGCGGTGGAATACTTCGTAAGCTACTACGACTACTTCCAGCCCGAAGCCTACATCCCGCACACAGATACCTTTATCGAAAAAGACGCAAGCATCAACGATGAAATCGACAAGCTCCGCCTGCGCGCCACAGCAAATTTGCTGACCCGCCGCGACGTGATTATCGTAGCCTCGGTAAGCTGCATCTACGGTTTGGGAAGCCCGAGCGAATACTTTGACCTGATGGTGCGTATCCAGAAGGGCGAAATCTACGACCGCGACAAGATTCTGCACGACCTCGTGCGAATTCAATACACGAGAAACGACTTCAGCCTGGAACGCGGTTCCTTCCGCGTGCACGGCGACGTGATAGAAATTCACCCGAGCTACGACGAAGAGGGCCTCCGCATCGAACTTTTCGGCGACGAAGTCGACAGGCTCTGCCGTTTCAACATCGTCACCGGCGAAGTCACGCAGGAACTGAACGAGATGACGGTCGCCCCGGCAAAGCACTTCGTCACTAAAGAAGAAGGCCGCGCGGGAATCCTGCAGCGCATGCAGGTGGAACTGACCGAGCGCCTTGCGGAACTCGACAAGGAAGGCAAAGTGCTGGAATCGGCCCGCCTTTCGAGCCGCACCCGCTACGACATGGAAATGATCCGCGAGACCGGCATGTGCAGCGGCATCGAGAACTACTCCCGCATTATCGAAAACCGCGCACCGGGTACGCGCCCGTTCACGCTTATCGACTACTTCGGCGACGACTGGCTCTTGATGGTCGACGAATCGCACGTGAGCATCCCGCAGGTGGGCGGCATGGCCGAAGGCGACAAATCCCGCAAGACGACTCTTGTGCAGTACGGGTTCCGCCTCCCCTGCGCACTCGACAACCGCCCGATGAACTTCGCCGAATTCGAGTTCATGTACCCAAAGCAGGTGCTCTTTGTGAGCGCCACCCCCGGCGATTACGAACTGAAAAAGACAGGCGGCGTAGTTACCGAACAAATTAACAGGCCGACCGGACTTCTGGACCCAAAAATCGAGATGTTTCCCATCAAGGGCCAGATGGACGTGCTCCTGTACCGCATCGAGGAAGTCGTCAAGAACGGCGACCGAGTGCTGGTCACGACGCTCACCAAGAAGATGGCTCAGGACCTCACCGACTTTTTCGTGGAAGCGGGCATCCGCGCGCGCTACCTGCACAGCGACATCAAGACTCTGGAACGCCACGAACTGATTCGCGGACTCCGCACCGGCGAATTCGACGTGCTCGTGGGCATCAACCTGCTGCGCGAAGGCCTCGACCTGCCCGAAGTGAGCATGGTCGCAATTCTCGATGCCGACAAGGAAGGCTTCTTGCGCAACTACCGCAGCCTCATCCAGACGATGGGACGCGCGAGCCGCAACGTGAACGGCACCGTACTCCTGTTCGCCGACAACATGACCGACAGTCTGGAAAAGGCAGTCACCGAAACCGCCCGCCGCCGCAGCGTGCAGGAAGAATTCAACAAGGAACACGGCATCACGCCGAAATCCGTAACCCGCAAGCTCGAAGACGACTTGAGGATCAACGACCCGCTCGGTGACATCGGTGACGATTCCGTCGACGAGGACTGGGAAGACGAACCTTCGACAGGCTCAGAGAACCTCGGCATCCGCCCGATGGAACCGCTGCAGCCCTCGAGCAAGACGAAAAGAAAAGGTTCTGGAAAGAAAAAGCCGATCCCCGCATCCGCGGGGATGACATACGGCCCGAGCACTTCAAAGCGCGCCGAAAACGCCGAACTGCTCCAGCGAGCCTCCGCATCGTCAAAACTCGAAGACCTAGAACGCCAAATGAAAGAAGCTGCCGCTCGCCTCGATTTCGAGGAAGCAGCCCGCCTGCGCGACATCATCCGCAGCATGGACGCTTGATTTGTGACGTAAATCACAGGAAAATGTACAAAATCCAGCAAAACACCGGCAAATTACCAGTTTTTCCCGCCACTTTTTGTAAACTTACATTTACGTCTGTTGTACATATAAAAACGCTAATATCGGGCGCACCCACATTTTCGCTCGTATAAACTCCCTGCAAATCTATTTTCATAAAAACGCAACCGCAAGGAGCTATAATGAAGCGTATTGGAATGTTTGGAATCGCCTGTGGCACAGCACTGCTCGCAACAACGAGCGCGTTCGCCCTACCCAAGGCATCCGCCCTAGTAGAACCCATGGGCATGGGCTACAACATCGGCAACACCATGGAAGTGCCCGAAAACCCCACCGCCTGGGGCAACCCTCTCCCGACCGCCGCCTACATCAAGGCCATCAAGGCTGCCGGTTTCAACACCGTGCGCATTCCCTGTGCCTGGTACTCCCACTCCGACGCCCTCGCCAAGGATATCGAAGCTAACGGCGGCACAGCCGACAACGATGCCTACACCCACGTAGGCAAGGCAAGCGACTTTACCAACCCCACCATCAACGCCGCCTGGCTCAAGCAGGTGAAAGACGTGGTGGACATGATTATCGCCGAAGGCATGTACGTAGTGCTGAACTCCCATTGGGACGAAGGCTGGCTCGAAGACCGCGTATATGACGGTGTCGCAGCAAGCCCCCGCAGCGGCGCAAACAACATCGCCAACAGCGCAGCCACCACCAAGGCACGCCAGGCCGCCTTCTGGACACAGATCGCCACCTACTTCAAGGACTACGACGAGCACCTCCTCTTTGCTGGCGCCAACGAACCGGGCGTGAACGACCCGTGGAACGGCACCCAGTGGGAATTCGACAACACCCGCATGCAGGTTCTGAAGAGCTACTACGACGCCTTCATCACCTCCGTGCGTAGCGCCGGCGGCAACAACGCCACCCGCACCCTTATCGTGCAGGCTCCGCGTACCGAAATGGACATGGCTCCCATGCTGAGCCAGAACTTCCCCACCGACCCGGCGGGCAGCGGCTACATGATGGCCGAAGTGCATTACTACCCGTATCAGTATTCCTTGTTGAACAAGGACGAAGAATGGGGAACGCAATACTACTATTACACAGGTCTCGCCAGCACCACGGACAAAACCCACAACATGGGCTGGAACGTGTACAGCAACAGCATCGACAACAACGCTCTCGGCACCCCGAACCAGATCAAGAAGGCCTTCGGCGAACTGAAAACCATGTTCTGCGACAAGGGCATCCCCGTGATTATCGGTGAACTCGGCGCCATCAAACGCACGGGCCAGATTACCGACGCCGCGAACCTCAAACTCCACTTGCAGGGCCGCGCCCTCTTCTATGGTGAAGTCGCCAAGAACGCGAAGGCCAACGGCATCGTCCCCTACGTCTGGGATACCGGCGCCGAAGACGACGGCAACATGACCATCATTACCCGCCAGAAGGGCACCTACAGCATTCTCGACCCGGATGTGTTGAACGCCTTGCAGAAGGCCTACGGACAGGAAGGCAACAACCAGAGCAATCTCGACAGCCTGGTCAAGGAAAATGAAGTCCCCGAAACCGGAAACGGCAAGGGCGTGCTCGTGACCTACGCGACCAAGACCACCGACTCCAGCGAAACGGGAACGCTCCGCATCAACCTCTCCAACGACAGCAAGGACCTTTCCAAGTACGTGGGCCTTGAAATCCGCATGAAGGGTTCCGTCGAGACGGCGGGTGGCTGCACCAGCACCGATCCGAAAAAGGAATGTTCCGAATACGGCTGGACCTCCATGGACCTGTTCATGATGACCGGCGGAAGTTGGGCATGGTTCGACGCCAACGTGTTGCAGCAGGCCGACCAGGAACTCGACGCCACCACGTTCCAGACATTCCAAATCAAGTGGGAAGACTTCCGCACCGAACCCACGGGCCTCAATGAAGCGAACGCCATCGGCCTGAACCTCTACGGAACGCAGGTCACCGGCACCATCACTATCGACTACATCAAGGGCATCAAGGCCGACGGCACCACCGAGATTATCGACGATTTCGACAAGAAACCGCAGCTCGAAGGTATCGCCACCGGCAAGATCGTCCCCCTCAGCGGATCCGACGCCATCAAGGCAGTCCGCGTCGCAAGCTCCTCCAAGATGCTCGTGAACGTAAGGCCCGGCATGGTAACCGCCTCGTTCAGCGCTTCGAAGAACGCTCCGGCGAAGGCGACGCTCATGAACAGCATGGGTCAGGTGATCTCGCAGAAGAACTTCACCGCGAACAGGGGCATGAACCGCGTGGAACTCATGAGCGACTACCGCGGCCCCGCAATGCTCGTCGTAAGGCAGGGCAGCCAGCAGCTCGTGCAGAAGATTATGCTGAAGTAAAAAATACCCGGCACTGCTGAGGTGTCTCTGCCGGGGAACACACCTAAGGGTGTGTGGAAGTCCCCCGCGGCATTCGCCGCGGGGGATATTTAATACCGCTCGTTCGTCGTATTGGGTGCTGAACCTCCGGTTTCTCACTCTCCCCGCAAGGGGGACCATGACCACATAAGCGCTAAAGCGCCAAGTGGTCAAAGTGCTCTCGCCGCCACGCCTCATTAAGATGAGGCGCTTACGGCTCACGGGATACCGCTAGTTCGTCGTATTGGATGCTGAAATTAAGACGCAGTCCTTACCACATCTTGTCGTACTTCTTGCGGCTCTTCTCTTCGTCCTTCTTTTCCTGGACAATCGCGTCGATGACGGCGGCGACAGTCAGGTTGAAGATATCGTGCACGGAGGCGTCGGAGTCGGTGAAGTGCACCGGCTTGTTCAGGCCCATCTGCACGGGACCGATGGATTCGCCCACGCCCATCTCGAGGAGCATCTTGCAAGTGGTGTTCGCAGAAGAGAGGCACGGGAAGATGAGCGTGTTGACCGTCTGGCCCTTGAGCTTGTTGAAGGGGTACTTCGTGTCGCGCAATTCCTTGTCGAGCGCCACGTTCACCTGCATTTCGCCGTCGAGCACGTAGTCCGGGAACTGTTCGTGAATCATCTTCACGGCGTCGCGGGCCTTGTTGGCCGTACCGCGGGCGGATTCCTTGTCAGAACCGAAGTTCGCATAGCTGAGCATCGCCATCACCGGTTCGTGAGCGAAGAAGCGCACTGCGTCGTGCGTGAGTTTCGCGATATCCACGAGCGTTTCGGCATCGGGGTCGCGGTTCACGAGAGTGTCGGCCAAGAAGAACGTGCCCTTGCGGGTGCTGAGGATGTGCATGGCACCGAAGTGCTTGTATTCCTCGCGGATGCCGATGATTTCCTTCGCGAGTTCGATGGTCTCGGAGTACTTGGAGTAACCGCCGGTAATGAGTGCGTCGGCATCCCCGAGCTTCACCATCATCATGCCGTAATGGTTCGGTTCGAACATGTCGTCACGGGCCTCTTCGAAGGTCACGCCGTTGCGGCCGTTCTCTTCGGCATAGATTTCGGCGTACTTGCGGCGGCGTTCGAATTCTTCCGGCGAACGCGGGTTCACAATCTTGATCCCCGTAAGGTCGAGCTGTTCCTTCTGCGCCATCATCTGGATGCGTTCAGCGTTGCCCAACAGAATCGGGTGCGCAATACCTTCGACCTTCGCCTGGACGGCGGCCTTGAGCATGTTGAGGTTTCCGCCTTCGGCAAACACCACGCGCTTCGGGTTGCTGCGGGCGGTATCGCTGAACTGACGGATGAGCTTGTTGTCGTAACCCATCATGTCACGGAGCTTGTCGTAGTAGGCGTCCCAATCGGTAATGGGCTTGCGGGCCACGCCACTTTCGATAGCGGCCTTCGCGACAGCGATAGAGACTTCCGTGAGCAGGCGCGGATCCAAGGGCTTCGGAATCAAGTATTCCTTGCCGAACGTAAAACGCTGGGCGTTGTAGGCGATATTCACCACATCCGGAACCGGCTTGTGGGCGAGCGTCGCAATGGCGCGGACAGCGGCATGCTTCATGTGTTCGTTGATGCAGGTCGCGCGCACGTCGAGGGCGCCACGGAAAATGTAGGGGAAACCGATGACGTTGTTCACCTGGTTCGGGTAGTCGCTGCGGCCCGTCGCAAAAATCAAGTCGCCGCGGCTCGCCATGGCCTCTTCGTAACTGATTTCGGGAGTCGGGTTCGCGAGCGCGAAGACGATCGGCTGATCGGCCATGCTGCGGACCATTTCGCGGGTAAGGATGTTACCCTTCGAAAGACCCACGAACACGTCGGCGCCCTTCATGGCGTCTTCGAGCGTCTCGATATCGGTGCGGTCGGTCGCAAAGAAGGCCTTCGCTTCGGTAAGGCCCTTGCGGTCCTTGCGAATAACGCCCTTGCTGTCGCACATCACCAAGTTTTCCTTCTTGAGACCCAACGACAGGTAGAGTCGCGTGCAGGCGCAAGCGGCAGCACCCGCACCGTTCACCACCATCTTCACGTCACGGATGCTCTTGCCCGCCACTTCGATGGCGTTGAGCAAACCCGCAGAAGAAATGATGGCCGTACCGTGCTGGTCGTCGTGCATCACGGGGATGTCGAGTTCGGCCTTCAGCGTGTCTTCGATTTCAAAGCATTCCGGAGCCTTGATATCTTCGAGGTTGATACCGCCGAACGTCGGGGCGATACCCTTCACAATCTCGATGAACTTCTTCGGATCCTTCTCGTTGATTTCGATGTCGAACACGTCGATGCCAGCGTAAATCTTGAACAGGAGCGCCTTGCCTTCCATCACCGGCTTGCCCGCGAGCGCGCCGATGTCACCGAGGCCGAGCACCGCGGTACCGTTCGAAATCACCGCGACCAGGTTTCCCTTGCCCGTGTATTCGTAAGCGAGATTGTTGTCCTTCTCGATTTCCAAGCAGGGGGCGGCTACGCCCGGAGTGTAAGCGAGTCCCAAGTCCGTCTGTGTGCTGTGCGGCTTGGTCGGCACGATTTCGATTTTGCCGGGTTTGCCCATGGCGTGGTATTCGAGGGCTTTTTCCTTCAAATCCTTACTCATCTTGGCTCCTTTCCGCCGGATAACCGCGCGGAGCTTCATTTTTCGGCGCCAAATATAGAAAAAAGTTTACAAAAGGCCAAGGGTGCACAAATTGGCCATTTTTCGCCCATTTGGAGCAAAAAAACACCCTTCTTTTTCAAGAAAACAATAGTTGGGCGTTCCCCGGCTCGCATGTGTCATCCTGAGCGAAGCCCATAGGGCGAAGTCGAAGGATCCAGACCCCAGTTGTTTTGAAGGTCGCCGGGTCGGGCTATACTCGCCTTGCCCTGCAAGGCTCACCGAGCCTCGCTACGCGAGTCTCGGCACTAGCGTGTAACTATCCCTAACGCGAATGCAAGGGGAAAAACTCTATTGACTTTCCTAGATGATTATTGTATATTATTTCTTGATGACAGGGTGGCAGACCAATCCACCTAAGATAAAAAAGAAAGGTCAATCAATGACAGGGTGGCAGACCAGCCCACCTAAGATAAAAAAGAAAGGTCAATCAATGACAGGGTGGCAGACCAGCCCACCTAAGATAAAAAAGAAAGGTCTAGGATGAGCCGTATTTCATTTAATATGAAATACGGCTTTTTTTTTTGTTTAAAGGAAATAAAACATGAAGCTCGCACAAACTGTCTTTCTAAAAAAATCGTTTTTTGAGCAACACAAAGACCATAAAGAAATTCTAGTCAACAAAACCGGACGACCTTACCTGTCACTCATCATTGAATGCTGCGGAAAAACATTCGCCATTCCATTTCGTACAAACATTAGGCACCCCTACGCTTTTGTATTCAAAACTTCTGGCAGAACTTCCGAAGAAAAGAAAGGCATTCCTGGCATTGACTTTACAAAAGCGGTCGTCATTCAACAAGACGATATCGAAAGGCAATGCACCATTGACAAATGATTAAAGGCCTTTTCGCATCCAACCGGTCAAAATTTTTGGCCAATTGATGTTAGAGGCATCCCCTTTCTTAAAAAACATACGAATTACAAATTGTGTTTTTCTTTAAAGTTTTTATAATGCCACTTCAAATAATGGCGTCTTTCGCAATCTATATAATCATATGCAATCTTTTTTTCATGCAAATAAAGAAATTCCTTCTCGTTTTTGATATCCTCTATATATTCAACTTTTCCCGTTTCTGGATTTATTGTCATATAGTTTGAATTTTCAAACAATTTATCACAAACAGGGCACATCAGCAACCCGTTATTGGGATTCATCGCATCATATGTGTCGTCGCATTTCGCATATGGTTTGATATGGCTAGCGATAAGAAAATTTTCGTAAGCAAAACCACAAATTGGGCATTGATGAGGAGTCTTTTGCAAAAGACCATTTCTAAATTCCCCTTGAACAGTACGTACTTTATTTCCTCCTACAAATTTGTATAATTCTCCTTGAGATTTTCTCTCACGAACAATACCTTGTTTTGCATCAAGCATATCCAATTTTGTATCAGCAACGCTAATTGAAAAACTGTCCAAGTAATCATCAACTTGCTTATATTCAGGCATTTTCACAGCTAAGTAGGGACGCAATGTTTCTATAATATAGGATTCAGACATATTATCTAGATATGCATTCTTTTTGGGAAGTTCTTGATTAGCTCTACTTCCTTGGACGTTCAGTGCAATATCGGTTCTAGAAACTATATTTTCAGTTACATTCCCCGTTCGGGTAACCATATTCATTCTATTAGCATAGTTTAACACAACAATTGGATATTTGGGGGTGAACATAGACCACAACGCATTTGGGTCCTTTACTCGAGCATCAATTGCCGCATATTTTTTTCGATAAGATTCATATTGGTACTGCTTTGCTGCTAAAGTAGGCGCAGAACAAAAACTTAAATAATTATTCCACAAATCATGTTCATTAAATATTGAATAAACAAGTAAATAATGGAATATATACGCATTTTCAAAACTTGAACTGTATATATCCAAAACGTCATTATCAACAATTTCGTAAACATCCGGTGAGTCACATTTCATCGCATTTACAAATCGCAAAAGAGCCAAGGCTTCCGTAAAGTAATTACCTACCTGTGCTGCATCCCTAAGGCAGAACAAGTCTCTTATATATTCGTTTTCAAGTTCCCTTTTATCTCTCCTATAAATATTTCCAAATCGATATCTCTGTATAAAGCGGGACACAAAAAACATTGTATCAAATCCATATGATTTGTCAGCAAGGAATCTCCCCTCCTCTCGTTTTACCTGCTTTTTTAGAGAAAGCCCTTTGCATTTTGTAAGAATTGTCTCAACAATTTTTTGATTAAATCTCATTTTTTCACCCCTATATAATAAACTGAACAGTCGTCAATGTTGAGTGTGAATTTCGAATAACTTTTCACAATGGCATAATATTTTCTAAAACTCGGTGTAGCATAAAGACGGAGATCTATTTTTTTCAAGTTTTTTTGAGGAATTAAAATGACGATACTTCCATTTGGAATCGTATTTCTAGGAAGGATTGCTGCACGGGTATTGTAGGTAAAGTTCGGCATAATAACAGCATTCGAATTAAGATACGTTCCGACAGCAAAACAAGAAACATTATCAACAAACTTATCATAACCCGGCTTGCAGACTATCGAACCATCATCCTGTATGTTTTTTGAACGTAGAACTCGTATTCTTCCAGAATCAGAAAGAGCGGCATTTGTTATTGACCTGTCTCTAAAGAAATCGAAAACTCCTAACCGCAGAGTTTTGATATAATTATCAAACCACGCATCCCTGTAAAGCAGCCAAAGCTTCTCATGGTAAATGTATCCCTGAGGTTTTTCATACTTTTTGTCATTAATAAAGTCCGTAATTTCCGTATTTGCGGAATATTTTTTTGAAAAATGAATTGAGATTATTTCAACAAATACTTTTTCAAAAAACTTAACTCCAAAATCACAGATTCTCACTATAGGATAGGTTTCATAAGTCTTACGTACAGAGAAAAACTCGTCTGCTATCGCAAAATTTTTGGGAATGACACAAACAATCTCAGTTGCGACATTATAAATCTTAAGAAGGAATAGGGCAAATAGATTCGAAGTCCTATGAGCACCATTGGTCAAAAGAGGATACTTTTCTTTTGTCTTTCCATACGGCGGATTGGTGACAACTAAATCGTATTTTTCCTGCAACGGGAAAGTCAAAAAATCCGCATTGAATATATTCAGTTCGACATTAACGCCTAGTTTTATTTTCTTCAATGATTCTTGTAATGACTTTATCGTTTCCGCATCAATCTCAACACAATCTATGATTATCTTTTCGGCATTTGAAAAAAGTGTTGTCAGTTGAGGAATGAAAGCTCCAAGACCAACTGCGGGTTCTAAAATCCGAATAATTGGCGATTCTATCTTTATTTTTCGAATACTTTCGTATACAACACGTTGACTAGTATAAAAAGAACCCCGTTCTTTTGCATCAACAATCATCTTTTCCTTGAGATAGGTGTCGATATAAAAATTTTTGAGCAGTTTATTGTCTTTCAGGTACAAATCCAACTGTTTAGTATCATATTCTGCAACGAATTCCTCAAATTCAAGCATTGTATTGATGTTTTGTGCTATTTGAGCAACAATTCCTGTCGGAACCGCCTCACCAATACAGCGACGAATATTCAATTCATTGTCTTTTAAAAAAAGTTCAGGGTCTTTAATCTTGTTTAACGACGTAGATGACCATTGGAAATCGTCAGGAATAGTCATAAGGCGCATTAATTCACGAATGCTCAAAACTCGATTGTCTCTTGGATGAATCGTATCTTGGCTTGCTAATTGATCATTACGAGTGGCAATACAAGCGCACGGTTTGTCCCAAAAAAGCCGCCGATATTTATTTCCCATATAAGCGCCTTTATTGGCAACTTTTTCCCCAGACTTATTCAACTGAAAGGGTCTTCTATTCGGATCCTCATTTTCAAACGCACTTTGCCCCTCTTTCAATTCAGAAATCCAACTTTGCATATGACGAGGATATTCACGAAAGAAATGATATATATCCTCTGGATCCCTCTCCCCGTATTTTAAAGGGCGAAGATTTCCAATAACTTGTCTTAAGGTTATTTCCGTCTGCCTTAT
Above is a genomic segment from Fibrobacter sp. containing:
- a CDS encoding HNH endonuclease, with translation MRFNQKIVETILTKCKGLSLKKQVKREEGRFLADKSYGFDTMFFVSRFIQRYRFGNIYRRDKRELENEYIRDLFCLRDAAQVGNYFTEALALLRFVNAMKCDSPDVYEIVDNDVLDIYSSSFENAYIFHYLLVYSIFNEHDLWNNYLSFCSAPTLAAKQYQYESYRKKYAAIDARVKDPNALWSMFTPKYPIVVLNYANRMNMVTRTGNVTENIVSRTDIALNVQGSRANQELPKKNAYLDNMSESYIIETLRPYLAVKMPEYKQVDDYLDSFSISVADTKLDMLDAKQGIVRERKSQGELYKFVGGNKVRTVQGEFRNGLLQKTPHQCPICGFAYENFLIASHIKPYAKCDDTYDAMNPNNGLLMCPVCDKLFENSNYMTINPETGKVEYIEDIKNEKEFLYLHEKKIAYDYIDCERRHYLKWHYKNFKEKHNL
- the dcm gene encoding DNA (cytosine-5-)-methyltransferase, with the protein product MVPKKRTYISLFSSAGVGCYGFHLNDFECVATNEILPERLNVQKYNHKCKYESGYIGGDITSVETKELLYSQITKWKEEENLKQVDVIFATPPCQGMSTANYKKKNEKPRNSLVVEAIKIIKDVLPKVFVFENVRAFMKTTCKDLSGEDMPIGESITKNLSEFYNIEYKVINFKEYGIPSSRPRTIVIGTSKKMRNVSPLNLFPIRQTEITLRQVIGNLRPLKYGERDPEDIYHFFREYPRHMQSWISELKEGQSAFENEDPNRRPFQLNKSGEKVANKGAYMGNKYRRLFWDKPCACIATRNDQLASQDTIHPRDNRVLSIRELMRLMTIPDDFQWSSTSLNKIKDPELFLKDNELNIRRCIGEAVPTGIVAQIAQNINTMLEFEEFVAEYDTKQLDLYLKDNKLLKNFYIDTYLKEKMIVDAKERGSFYTSQRVVYESIRKIKIESPIIRILEPAVGLGAFIPQLTTLFSNAEKIIIDCVEIDAETIKSLQESLKKIKLGVNVELNIFNADFLTFPLQEKYDLVVTNPPYGKTKEKYPLLTNGAHRTSNLFALFLLKIYNVATEIVCVIPKNFAIADEFFSVRKTYETYPIVRICDFGVKFFEKVFVEIISIHFSKKYSANTEITDFINDKKYEKPQGYIYHEKLWLLYRDAWFDNYIKTLRLGVFDFFRDRSITNAALSDSGRIRVLRSKNIQDDGSIVCKPGYDKFVDNVSCFAVGTYLNSNAVIMPNFTYNTRAAILPRNTIPNGSIVILIPQKNLKKIDLRLYATPSFRKYYAIVKSYSKFTLNIDDCSVYYIGVKK